In Papaver somniferum cultivar HN1 chromosome 9, ASM357369v1, whole genome shotgun sequence, the genomic stretch gacgtttcggtccccttcgtagtttaaggacgtttcggtcctcttcgtagtttaagaacgtttcggtcctcttcggaatacttcttgtactcctGGTTTTAGGGaaatttcggtcctcttcggaatacttcttgtactcctGGTTTTAGGGACATTTCGATCCTCTTcggaatacttcttgtactcctggttttagggacatttcggtcctcttcggaaTACTTCTTGCACTCCTGGTTTCTTcggaatacttcttgtactcctggtttcttcttacaatacttcttgtactctttagacaactcataggattttaacctactacTGTTGTTCTTTCTCTCATCACCTCTTGATGATCGATTCTTTTTCTTCACaaccttgttgttgtttctttttctctTATTCTCTCTTTGATCCGGTCACGCTTTTGTTGCAAAACCTTCACATTATTTTGTTTTTCAAGATTCTATCACAATCTTTTTCTTGTtatgcttctgccacaagcaataactatcacaaagtctgccacactttgtaagatttccaagtttctgccacaaactcttcaatcaccatgtttgagcttaatatgataccatcctcccttaagctcaaacatatCCACATTGATGTTTACCAAACACACAAACATAACCAATACCTTGTAACTCGACTTATTTGATCTCTTCCATCATAATATTCTAATGCAACACAAATCTGCTTTCTGCAACGTCTCTGCCAGAAAACTGTTACACTCTTTCACTGTTATAACACTTTTGTCATGCTTACTATCACACTTTCTTTGTTACGCGTCTGTAACAATCTTCAATAACACTTAACTGTGACATCCTTTTGTCACGCAACTCTTCATCTGTAACAGTTGTTCATCTGTAACAGTTTTCTGAAACTGTTAGCCTTTGTAACACCTATCTCATACTGTTACAATCTTTCAATAACACTTTTTTTCCCCGGTCAGTACTGCGTTAGGCTGGATATTTTATGCAGTATACTTCACCTGCAAAATTTGAGACCTCATCCTTTTAGTTTCTTCTTGCCATGCAAACTCGGAAAAACAGGCGCCACCTTCCATCTGGTAAAAGCATTGGTTCTGCTATCTGTCACTTTgcaatcttcatcatcactagcTTGTCCATATGTAGCCTTCAATTCTTCTTCTAATTTCCTAGCAGCAGCTCGCTTTTCCCCAGCAGCTTCCAACTTGCGGTGCAAACTTTTCTCCGCTAGATCAGTGAAAGGTGCAAGTCTAGCTTGGGGTGAAATTTTTTCCCCTAAGCCAAACCGACGATACTTTGGTTCCTCCTCCTCACTTGATTCATGATCACCTGGTGATCCAGTCCTCCTAATAACCCATACAGCTAATTTTCTCCCTCTATCCAGTTCCTTGAAAGCAGGTGCAACTTTCGCCTTCGACGCTGTCTCTTTTGCAGCACGGGTCATCGAGAAGATGAGTTGAAAGAGATTAAGGAGGTCTAGGGTTTTGTTGTCGGCTCCTAACAAACATGCGAATTGGTTTTGTATGGGGAATGTTGAGGTAagtctgttgtttttttttttccttaaacgCGGAACTCACAACTTAACGGTGAATGCCCATCGAAAATCATGCCTTGTAGGCAACAGTTCTTCTTCACAATATGAAAGAGAACCAAGTCTCTTTCATATTGAATCTTCTCTCGTTTcagcatctttttttttttcaaccctAAACCGAAAGCTCTCTAACTTTTTCTCGCTCTCCTCtcacctagctctgataccatgttaaggatcgatcaagagagaggagagcataaacgcgcggaagtaatagactacattgataataatcttttGGTGTGttaactttcatggctcaacgaCCTATTTATAttattcacaaacttgacgaccactcaaggcactttcctaactaagatcaaactctaaacataaacactttcctaatataactctcacaacttaatgtgcgtatctcctaaatatatattctcctatattatttcctattaCCCTCCTTCAAGATGGAGCatggagatcacgaatgcccatcttgaaCCTACagagaaaaataaataagaaaagaagaaaaaccaactAGCTACTACTGCTATTAATGTAATATAACTGGCTTGACTAAACGAAACTgcaaaaactattaaaaagagTTATACTATCTAGCTAATGCTCCAATGCTCCATCACCCAGCAATCCATCCATCAGGGTATCATCCTTCAATATCCTTTCTCTGGCACGTCATCCTTCTTGCAATCAGATATTTTCAACATATCGAAGCTTTCAATAACTTCGTCATCAacagttgtctcacacaaaacatTAATTTTTAAGAAGACATCTATCATTCAAGACGTATCCTTTATCAGGGTTCATGAGTTCACTTATAGGCATGAATTCAGCCCAACCATGGCCATCGATACTGTTTTTGGTGAATTTGTATTTGAATACTACATagaccaaaacaaaaacaaaaaagtcaTAACGTGTACGCAAAATAGATTAATATACTGGCTGAAGTGGTTTCACTGTTTCAGATGTCTAGATAATATACCTTTTTTTTCCTGTTCCTATGATTGAGTTGATTATGAATTCTAACAGTGAACTTTGCAGTCGGAAGTTTGATAGGGTCCATAGGGATTAAGTATAATGACAAGTATTCAAACTGTcggggtaaaatacccgatggccacgtgtcaacatTCTAAGGGGTGAATCCACAATAAGATGATGAGATAGGAGCATCGAATCATACTCTAAAAAGATGAGTTCGTCTGAATCGAGACACATGCTACAACGTCACATAGACGACGCGCGTAGGGAGtagtctaatctgctcagacggtcaagtctaaaaagaaggaccgcatttaatgaaggataagggaAAAGATGTGGGCAGATCTACATCGTCACAGGAGACTCGGATGACCTATACTACAGCCAAGAAGTGATGGAACACGAGGTTCTCCAAAGAAGAGCTACACGATCTGGAGGAGAGCGAGACAACTCAGAGGGAGAACCAAGaaagccatcacgagggatagtatagaaccAGTCCGAAACAGCGAAGGCGATGTACGATAGCTCCACCAGCTCGGACGATCAAGCCTCCACGAGTTtaatttccctataaataccagtccatgtagaaggagatggacaacttatgtatcattagatggtctttctacagagaattcctgagaaaGATCTAGATAGAGAGCGATTAAGGAATCTAAGCGATATTTGtagctctttcaagggtaagaccttataatcaataaagaaaacatcttctttcccgtggatgtaggtcttcatggacgaaccacgttatatgcttgtgttaatttttacttttcatgctctttacatcttgttcatcttgaatcttATATGTTTTAGAAGTTTTTATTCCTaaatcttacttgggtgtagtcatcagaaaagatgcaactacgtTTTgccgctagaaacagggaggtatgaagatttATTCTACCTCCCTAGTAACATCTCTATATTGATTTCATAATCTGCATGAGAGAAGTAGTTTTTCATACTACTGGGTAGATTTATGTTAAAATGCATGAGTAGAACTCGGACTCAAATATGGTCTACACGATCTGTGAAGTCTAGAAGAACCTCAAAATCAACAGATCTACAGTTTTTCGCTAGTTTTTTATTAGATTTTTCGTCTAGCAGCAGCTTCCGATATCTTTCTTAAGGTACTCAGGAGAGTTGAAGTCAAAGTGAAAATGAAGTTTTTGATACTTCGGcactcaaacgatctcctccatgaaagagtcGGAAAGAGGAATGCTAATCAGTAGACTTCATGGAAGAAATTATCTTCATGTGAAAGTTGAAAGACCTAGTTGTTCTTCATCCTTAAAGGAACTCAAAATAACCTACAAATTTCTTCTTAGAAACCTAACTCTAAGTCAATAATAAAGGTTAATGAGtacataatcattcatcaaactcaaAAGTTTGTCCTAGATCcaagttaaaagatgatgagaaatatTTCTTAAAATGGGAAGATATGCTCAAATCGTCATAATTTGGTCTCTTCCCTATAAGATGTATGACATAATGAAGGAGGTATGTTTCTCGAGAAAAGGGGAACTGATAAAACACCTTTCCTTCATCATTAACGCCTTGTGCAAGtagggaatgttttgacattttcacatgtctccaaaatttaCTGCAAAGTCTTCTTGTACTAAATTgtccagtctgaactatgacttagtaattgcacgtgacctgcaaatctagggtcccacttttctgaaagatgagacaaattaagtattatttCGTATACtgcagggaaggtaatggtgaCGCGACGATCTACGATGACATGGAGCCAGGCGAGACCATGCTAAACAATGAGATCCCAGGAgagggacaacccgatgaccaGTATCGGGAAGGACTAACTGACAACTCTAGCTCCGAAGGCGAGGAAAACCCCTTCGAGAGGCATGATGATGTCCATCCAACCCAACCAGGAGGGTTGGAACATTTTCCAAGGCAAACAACAAACAATGAGGCCAGGAAGGACGACCCTTCCAACCTCGGCGATGCCAATGCGACTATCGCAGCCATCCTGAAAGCACAGGATGCTCGGGATGAGAGAATGAAAATATTAGAAAAACGGAATAGGAGGCTAGAACGGAGAAACCGCAGACTGAAACGTAAAGCAAAGAAGAAGGTGCCACTCGCTATCGTTGAGGAGATCACCGAGGAGGAAAACCCTTTTGAAAACTTGCAAGATGATGAACGAATCAATATCCCTGACACCTCGAACGAGGAAACAGCGGATCGCTTTCCCAAGGGAAGTAGGGGCGTTCTCAACCAGGAGGATAACCCGTCTGAGGGATCATCAGACGTTGATCCCAAGCACAGGCGAGACAAGAATAGAATAGTCGAAGTCAAAACCAACTGTGAGGCCGAGAATCTCGCAGCCGCTAATCCCAAGCGAGAGGATACCTTGAAGTCAACTCGTTCTAAGATTGTATCATATACTGAACAATCGGACGAGCACTCAGGGCGATCAAGGTATCGCAACCATTAACTTTCCTTCCCACCCAAGAGGGCTCAGGGAAGAAATAAGAAGGCCGAAACGAGGCGAAACGATGATCAGTTGCAAGCCCGACTCAGTAGGATCGAGGCCATGTACAAAGAAGCCA encodes the following:
- the LOC113311336 gene encoding uncharacterized protein LOC113311336, which gives rise to MTRAAKETASKAKVAPAFKELDRGRKLAVWVIRRTGSPGDHESSEEEEPKYRRFGLGEKISPQARLAPFTDLAEKSLHRKLEAAGEKRAAARKLEEELKATYGQASDDEDCKVTDSRTNAFTRWKVAPVFPSLHGKKKLKG